CCGTTGAAGTGTGTTGGAACCCCTGTTCGAAGGCTCTAATGAAACTGGCGAGGGTAGAGCAGGTTGTCGACCTGTGGTTCCACTCAGTGGTGGCCCACGTCTCTGCTCGCCCAGTGAGATGGGAGATGATAAACGCGACTTTGGCTTGGTCTGTGGGGAACGCTGAAGCCTGCAGTTCAAAATGTAGTTCACACTGAATGGTCTCTTGTCACCTGATTCCCTGGAGAATCGCTCCGGATGGGAGAGCTTGAGGCAGGAAGAAGCAGCGCTGGTCGGTGACTGAGAGTCAGAGGCAAAACCCGGAAGAGTGGCCGGGTTAGACGCCGCCACAGCAGGTGCCTCTCGAGGCCGGTGACTGAGTAATTGACTAACCTGTGAGCCCAATGATGTCGTCATCGAGTCCTGGCGAGCCACCAGTTTTCTCAGAACGGCGCACAGGGACGTaagctgctcctgctgttgGGCCAGCTTTTCTCCCCGTAGTCGAAGGGCGTTACGAACCGGATCAGAGTCGGCTGAGTCCATACTGGCCAGTTCGTTTTGTCAAGAACGTGGCACAAggaggcaggactcaagtgcacgacAGTGAGCGgtaaaatcaaaaaacaaggtttattccagAACAAGGTTCACTACACATGTAAAGCAATCAATCCAAGCAGAGGTATCCAAGGTGGGAggcaaaaaggcaaggtcaaaaaacAAGCAAGCTTCAAACACAATAAGCTATGACTATGACAAAGGCTGGGACGAGAGCTATGAACTACAACGAACTGGTGACGAGACAAGACAAGACACGAAGGGGGaatatatgcaggactgatgggggTGATAGGAGACAGGTGTGGGAAACACAATGagggatcaggtgcacgcaGACAGGGAaggggcagggcagacaggaacctggaacagagacaggggtgagtgatcacaaCATAAAACAGggagacaagacatgaaacatggggaagcaaataaaacactaaacaaacaggatcatgacagCAGACTGTAAATATTGGGTTTCACTGTATGTATTATCAAAAGTTAATTTATGGTACCAACCGCATCTGAagtgctgtttgtgtgttttcattgtacCATTAACTCTAAGAGTCAAATCTAGAATCTGTCTTCTGATTGACCTAGTACCAAATGCTAGCTTAATGCTAATATCTTTTAAAGCCATAATCTAGCCGGGGTGCTTGCTTCATAAACTTACAAGGAAAACTCTCCCACGTGTTTTATCAAAAGTCTGCTATGGGAAATTAGcaactgaatatttttttcattcattcattttctactgctTCAACCGCTTTGgtgggtcgcagggagctggacaCTATCCCCattgactgagggcgtgaggcggggcaactGAATATTTACCATGTAAAAATGAAACTAttgtacattttcattttacaaaaagacaataataatgcatGGGGTAAACATCAcattaacatccatccatccatcacaagAGAGACATCTGAAATTGCACAGTTAGAAAACAAATTGTCATTGAAATCAAACTGAACTGCAGTCATACTTTGGCATTGGATGTGTTTGATACCAATGTGGTAAGACTGGAAAGGAACCAGCAggttaaaaatgcattttaggaAATAAAAGTGTGAGTCCAAAATGAACAATGTGAAGACATCTGCAACATTTGCATCAGAAACAAATCACAacagttaaaaatgtaaaaatactgGCAGCAAAGTTTAGAATTCTACATCATTAGAAACTGATTTGCAAGTTATCCAAGGCATTTCAGTTTTGTACACTGCATATTCAATTCAGGATAATTCTCAGTCTGAATTCTGCTGTGAGACTCTCTAAATTAAATGACAAGAACTCTCACTTAGACCACTTGTAGGTAAGTAGCTTTGAAGTCTGTACCAAGTGGGTTTTTTGCATTGCATTTATAGATGCCAGAGTTCATGAGTACGGGGTTCTGTATGACCAGACTGCCCTCCTCTGTCATATAAATCCCTCCCTGCATGGTGAAACGATTATGTGAAACCAGAGTTGTACGTCCAGGTAATGTCCATGAAATATCCGGCTTGGGAATGCCAGTGGCAACACAACTCAACTTCACTTGGGTTCCACGATTGACTCTTGTGATTGACGTCAGCGTGTTGGTGATACGTGGTGGAAAGACCATCACTGCAACTGGGTAAGATAGGGTTGAGGAGCCAAAGGAGTTAGAGGCTTTACAGACATATGTTCCCTTGTCAAAGGGGGCGACTTGTCTCAGCTGAAGGGTCCCATTGTTAAGAAATGATATCCGCCCAATGTTCTGAGGTTTGTCCAAAACAAGACCATTAGGCAGGGTCCATGTGATTGTTGCCTTCGGCCAGCCATCAACGATGCATGGCAAGTTGAGATTGAGACCGAAAGTGATTTTTACTCTGCCTGGAAAAGTAAAAGTataaatgtaacaaataaataaaacattgaatgtGTTTGATACAAGAACGAagttttcatctttgtttttgatttttttttgcttaaagGCAGTATAAATAGTAATTTCTAAAAATCTATGAAATGTACAGGAACAGTCCCTCTCAACCATCAATTATGAGTCAATGTGTATGGTGTTGTCTGTGTCTATAGCGACTCAGCCCTCAGActgtattttcttatttttctctttccgGATGTTTCTGTGCATCAGGTTGCAGGTCGCccatcaaaacaaaaaacagattggAAAGTCTGAACACAACAAAATTAATTACATCTTCACCCAGAAAGTTTattttatcagtgtttgtgaaaTCGCAATTGATATTTTTGGTTTGGGTGACAATCTTAATCAACTCTGTAAAAAgactattttgttttattttatattttatattctagtttttgttttctgtctttttatatGTAGTGGAGACTATATCGCCACTTCTCCTGTCATGTGCCTACCTGATCTGGATTTAAATCCTAAATCTGAATGTGTGATTGTTACACACTGGTTTTGCCCTGTGTGAATAGAGCTTGCATTTGTGTAAAGTAACCATTTACATACCTGAAGATCCCCTGATTGCTGGTTTCCTGCCCGCCTCCAATGCATATTGTTTCTCTGCTTGTCCTGCCACATTTTTTGCTAGGCATCGGTACACTCCAGTATCACTTGCAACAGGCTGAGAGATTTGTAAAGTTCCATTACCCACATGATGTGTGAAGCGATGGAGTCGAACACCAGGTGTTAATATGGTCCTGTTGGGTAGGATCCATGTAAAATCTGGGTAAGGTTTACCACGAGCAGGGCACTCGAGGCTTAACAACCCACCCTCTTCTTTAATTGGTAAGATCTCAATATTGGGAGCAGCAAAACTTGGTTTCTCAGCTAATGATGCAACATCTAATTCAACCAAAAGTGTGGCTTCACCCAGATCATTTTTTGCCAGACACACATATCTTCCTTTATCTGTTTTCCTCAAGCCTCTCAGCTCCAAGCTTCCATTCTGGTGGACCTGGAAGCGACCGCCCAGATACGCTATCTGTAGAGAATGTCCATAGGGAGTAACCCATCTGATTCTTGGTTCTGGTTTCCCTTCCACTCTGCAATCCAGAAGCACTGTTTGGTAGGAAACCGCCAAAACCTTTGTACTACTCTTCCCATGCATTCCATTAATAGAAGGCTGCTGAAGTTCAACATCAACTCTCACATTCTTAACATCATCGCCAGCAACATTCTGTGCCACACATGCATATTTCCCTTCATCAGCTAGTCTCACATTTTTCACCACTAGCAGCCCATCATGCATGGTCTGAAATTTGGCTGTTGATGTTGTTATCACTTCATTTCTTGGTGAGATCCACATTATTTTTGGTGGAGGTTCACCTGTTGCCTCACAACTCAGTGTAACAGATTCTCCCAACTTTACTGTCACCAGTGATTGGgattttaatctaatttttgGAGCATTTGGTTCCACATTGACTCTCACTTTTCTTTCAACAAATCCAAGTTTGTTCTTGGCACGACAAGTATAGTCACCCTCATCTTTTTTGCTCATTTGCTGAAGAAGTAAAGTTCCATTGCCAAAAATAACATAGCGGCGGCTTCGAAGGCCACTGTTGTCTAATTGAAAAACATTGTTGACTACAGTTCCATCTGGGAGACTCCAGGAAACGTCTGGATCTGGGAGGCCTGTTGCAACACAGTCTACCTGAAAGGAAAtaggaatgaaaatgaaaacgaAAATGTGAAGTACAAAGAAAAGTATCAGGAAGAATCCAGACTCATGATAAAACCATTGACCTTACTGATCCTTTGTGTTCACAAGATTGATTAAATACTGCAGCAATGCTATGGAGAGGGAGAGTCAGGATGCCAGATCATTGAGGTGGATGTCATTATCACCTCCACAATcagagattgggtaccaagttCCAGTAGATACCAACAGACTCACTGCAACAGCTCATGATCTGAGTATTtgtatttacggtaatttaaatgtttatgaccctccccataataatattaaaccaccttccatctgtattaccttttcccacacttttatcgactgtttaaagcacttttgtgtctcacgtaagccCGAGACTCATAGACCAtagtgcacttctggatgctgtcagccaatagaatgcccgtatggtatcacgtgactgcctaccaaaaatccacgatgaggtgaagtcgcgagctctgatgcgcgaatgcgcgagggctcACTGTACACTAAATCACATCagtagacatttcaaagcacttttacagacagagaaacccaacagtaccctccagagcaagcataagcaataGTAAGCGACAACATAAGTGACATAAAAAGTGGCATAAGCGACAACAAGAAAGCCTATTGCTCGATGTTACACACATGGACATTGGAATATCTGGACCTCTATAGAAGCTTAAGTAACCCAATGGCCTTCATCCAGAACTCGATgagaatgtggaagacaaccatAGCGGCCAACTCAAAGCCGACTCAAGTCATTATCCATTGTGGCATATCACAAGGACATACGCTTTCATCACTGATGTTCTACATAGGCCTGAACCTCATTAGAGGGATCACCACAAAGAGTGGCTATTCTAAAGCAGTCCAAAAATCAGCCACCTGTTCAACAttgatgacatcaagctgtacgcTAGGAATGGGCGAAAAAtagactcactgatccacaccaccaagATCTAGAGCAACGATACAGTCATGTCAGTCGGATTGGACAAGTGTGGCCTGATGGTCTCAAAGAGAGATCGAGTAAAGAGTACCTGAAAATTTTCTCCAAATGCAACCCTCATCTGTGCCGTCCTCACATGTTCAATTCTGGGAGCGGCCATTAACACGTCTACCTGTCAAAGATTTAAGTAAAGAAACAAGCGTCATCTTGGGATTAAGTTTTCTCAGACATTTCCCAAGCATTCAAAAAATGCATCTGTACCTTTGGAGGAGCCGAGGGTCATATAGACACGATTTTGGACAAATACTATGTTTAGTAAATGTATAAACTTAAATAACGTCAGTGCAGCATGCAAAATAATTAGATGGGCAGATGGACAAATTAATGATTATTTCCAAATGTCAATTTTATCAAGGAcagtaaaatacataaaatacatttgatgAGAGGGAGCTGCATTTCAACTGAATGATCTGCTGTAACTTCTATCAGAATTCTATACTAAACTATAAGGATAAACTTATTAATCCTTAACTTTGATTAAAGTCAAATAATCTTACTGAATAAAAAGACCTGCTTGAAGTCATTATTGGTCCTGTTCATACCTGGAAGAGCTCCATGTCCTCCCCATTGGGACgctgaaagacacacaaataattTCCACCATCCACCTCTGATAGCTTAAGTATCCTTAGAGTCCCATTACGGAAAACTTTAATTGGTCTCTCAGGACTGCAGGCAGGTGGGGGAGAGAAATGGGTTTAAAACAGTCAGTCCCTGAAACCTTAGCTCTTTCACTGTGTGACTAGTTTGATTACTATTGTACTAAATCAGATAAATGAGTTAAAGTTACCTGTATCGATGTTCCACAAAGATCTTGGAGGGGAGCTGCCAGATGGTCCCTCTTTTAGAGCCAGTGGATTCTGGACAGTGGAGGTAGACAGCCGAACCATACATAGCTGACACGGAGTGTTGACGGGATGGTACAACATGGCGATGGGTGGGAGACATGGGAAGTGACGCAGGAGGCTGATGGGACAGGAAGGTGGAATCTGGCCTCACCTCCAATAGGACAGTTCTTTTCGTCATGCCGACAGCATTACTAGCCAAACACTCATATCTGTGGAAGGATCAACAACATCAACAGTGATATGCGGTCAGGGCATAGCTTCACCTGCCatcatggaagaaaaaaatgaaaaaaataaattaaatggttatatttatccagtgatgtgaattataaagttattttccgtttcatgtcaccaattttagtttatttttactcaaaatcgaaTTTTcccatttactgctgaaatactgagaagggacctgtggtgaggcaccagccagctgagcctcaccatggattgcgtaatggctcgactagctgtgctggcatgctatacagtgaaaCCATAATGCTATTtctctatatgtcactattaaaatgttcaaacacctttgctatatgaaataaatttccataatttagctaatgtataaggcacgaagtgaggcacgcagttctcctgcctcatggtagggggcactGGTGATGCAAGGGATTTAGCCGaagattcttcttcctcggaCACAGaagcagtgacagtaaactacaatctatagtcagcgagtcaagtgcagccattcatttgttttccgctcgccttgccttactgtAAAAATgtaggattacatatctcaactcaaaatttttttgatgcatttgttcAGAAGGAactgcacatggacttcatttattaGTAAACTTAtcatataaaaaaacacataggtaacaacataacaatgtttttttttaataaaatgtgcttatttgtgtgttacagtttgtatgtgtaaataattctgctctgagactttaaaaaaaagcacacacactgttgcttattaaatggttaATAAGCTACACAGttggttcatatgtttgtaaatctaatgatgaaatcagtgcctcaccagccatgaatcTCAATGCACGTCACTGAACATCAACATAATTTTTTGGCTGATCTGACTGTCAATCTGCTAGCAGTGTTGGGGGGGGGAGTAATTTAGACACATTAATGGTTAACTCTGAAGCTTGCATAACACTTTGTGCCAATCCAATTGGTATACCATGCGCCCTCGAACCACACGagattaacgaattccgtgatctaactatttatcttattatttagggtataATCCTTCCATCTGAATAAGCATACATTCAACAAGACATTTAAACAATGCCTAGACAGAAAAAGTGAATAATATGAAAATGCACtaagacaaagaaacatctcATACCTCCCAGAATCAGCTGGCAAAACAGCCTTCACATAAAGAGTGCCATTGGGGAAGACAAACAGCCTGTGTCCAAGGAACTGTGATGGTTTAATGTGCATGCCTACTGGAAGCATCCATTTCAGAGCAGGCTCTGGCTCTCCTTTCACGGAGCAGTGGATATACAAACTCCTACCTGATGAAATGTGAGTCAAGTTACTTATTGTGACGCTGCAAATATCTTTGTCGACCAGCCAAAACACAAGGTAAACTTTTAAAACTTTGATTTGTAggatatgttaaaaaaattcaTACTATACCTGACTGAATCATCACAGTATCCATCACTCCTTCACTGATGCTTGGAGGAAGAGCTGCCACACGGAGATGATAGGTAACTGTGTCAGCACCAGCTGCATTGCTTGCTATACATTTATAATCCCCTTTGCTGGAGAAATTAGGAGAATGAATCTGCAGGGTTCCATTTTCAAGGAGAGACATTGGAGAAAGGACAGTGTGACGAGTTCCAACTTCACGTAAAAATGTCCTGTCCGGAAGAATCCAGGAAATTTGTGCAGGTGGCTTTCCAGAGGCATAACAGTCAAGAGTCACACTTTTTCCTAAGTACACTACTATTTCTGTGGATTTAGGTACATGGATCCTTGGTGCTTCGGTCTGGACAGCTAAAGTGATGACGCTGCGATCTGCACCAAACCTGTTCTGGGCAGTGCAGAGGTACTGTCCTCTATCTTGAAGCTGGATGTTTCTAATGACAAAAGTTGCATTTCTGAAGACTTCAAAACGGGGGCCGTGCTTGGTGTTGGCTGGTATGGTGGCTCCTGAAAAGGCAAAAGGAAGAATAAAGTGACAGTAGGGGGAGattctgaattttttaattctgaatcATTTTTGTCATGATTATCTATGGTACATTTGAAAATGTCTATGACTGTTGTATTAGTACTCAACAAGGTTTTCcaaaggatttctttttttcaaaaatgtttgcttctttttcctGCCTTTCTCTTTCTTACCTGTGGAGACTTTGGTCCATGACATGTGAGGTTCAGGATTCCCCATTGCTTTGCAGTGCAGGAACACATCACTCTCAGCCAGTACTGACACACTAGCTGTGCTTAATGTTGTAATACGGGGTTTTAGCCCACGGCTTTCAGCTTCCCACATCTTAGGGAAAGGAGTAGTATTTGTAGACAGCTGGGAGCTAATTTGTTCTGCAACAGTAAGGAATAATGCCATTGAACTCTATCATGTGTACTCTGGTCACTTTTTCATTGTAAACATATAGACTGCAGTGCACTAACCTCCTGCAGGCAATTGTCTTCCACGCAGAACCTTAgcagtggtgggggggggaagaTGAGGAATTAGGTTGGAGtcagatgaggatgaggatgatgatgatgatgatgacttagAATACTTTGAAGGTAGTGAGGTGTAAGAATAAAAAGTGGTTGGTGCTGCAGATCTGGGGGTGTATGGGCTGAGTGAGGATAAGTTGGGTTTAGATGTGATCAAGGATGGAGGAGAGCGGTAGCTGGTGCGAGGTTTGGTTGTTATTGTTATTCCCAGCTGAGCAAGGCGATCAAGCTGTGcctgaaaaaaatccaaattacaATTGACCAATTATTATGGCAGTAACAGATTTACTTTGAATTAAATCATATCTCAGAAAGTTAGTTGGTTGATCATTAGTAACGTGGTTCTTGAAAAAGTTATGTGAAAAAAGCACACATAACTTATTGAAGAActatcaaaacatttaattacaaCCTCCATTGCAtatttgaattatttcattGAAGGGTCTCACTGAATAAAAGGTGTCTCTGCAGCATGCACATATTGTGACATACTTATAATACTAATAACACACAGTGAAAAGGCATACTAACTTActttgaaatcaaaattttattcttgttacatttctgttttgttgacgtgccttttttttgattttgtatgATCTTAAAAAGTTTTGGGAATATTTAGGAAcactcattcatttcattcattcattttcatgtaccgccgttgtatccgccgtagtgggtcaaggggagctggagcctatcccagctggcatagggcatgaggcgggggacactccgggcacgatgccagtgcaccgcggagccacatacaaaaaattacaaacacgtactcacacactcactcgtatgggcaatttgggaccggccaatcaacctgaagcgcatgcttttggaggtgggaggaagctggagaacccggagagaacccacacagacacggggagagcatgcgaactccacacagaacgggactcgaacccggacccggttgtgaggcgacagtgctaaccactgcgccaccgtgccgccctagaTACACTCATATTACTGTAAAGTCAAAAACCTTCACCATACCTGTCTGTATCTGTTTCTTAACTTTGTTAGAAACAGCGAATCTCTGGTTTGCATTCTGAGATCTACTTGATGATTCTGTTGATGATGAGACAGATTGGGACGGGAGAGTGTAATTCTGGAGCTTCCTGTTAATCCAGAGACTGTAGGTATGAGCACCGCTGTTTCAGCACTAATCTCTGGTTGATTAGTGACAACTTGATTTTGAGTCCAGGGTTGGGAAAGGGGCCAAGGGTGACGTGTTGGGTCAGGAGGAGACCCAGGACCTTGATGCAGATAGCAAACATCTGGTCAAATTTGTATAGTATATTCATCCATATTTAAGTTTCAAAACAGTATTTAGCAAGGAAATAATACTTAAGCAGCTTTACTTACCCTGCCTTAGATGAGGAAATGTCTTTTGACTAGATCTGGAGGGATAGATTGGGAAGTAATGATTTTGATGATGGTGTGTTGGCCAGCGGGAGATCGGTGGGATGGTGGGAGAACTGAAATACCTTTCTGGATTAACTTCACTGTGACTTCCTGCATTTCTATTACGAGTTGTGTGCGTCATCTTAGATGAAATGGTTTGCCCTCCTCCCTGTTTTTTCTGATGAAGCCAGGGGTGAACTGGTTGCATTATTGGGAAATGGTGGATCTCAGGCACTTTGGCTTCATTATCTTCTTTATAATCTTTCTGTGTGATTTCTTTCTCTGAGTCTTCTGTGTttagtttgtgattttcatgccTTTTCATTGCTGTTACTGTCTCCGTCTCACTCTCTGCATTTTTACTGTCTCTGTTGTTTTCTGAAGTGTGTAATCTTTTGTCAGCCCTTTGTCTTTTAAAGTCAGAATTCTCATCAGACCTTTCTCTCGGGTGAGGGGTGTTATCTAGCTCAGGAATAGTGGCTATGCTTGGATTGGATAAATTATAGTTACTTAGAGAGCTGCCTACATGGAGATTTTTTCCTCTAGCTGAGAGGAATGTGGAAAGACTACTGTCAATATTATTGGTGGTATGAGATGGCTCCTTGATTAAATCTTCCATGGCATCCAAACTACGACTATCCTGGTCGTCATATTCTTCTTTCAATTCACCTGGATCTTCCGCAGTTTCTATCTCAGCAGATAAGGTTTCATGGTTTTCCTCAATGGTTGGAACGTATCTTGTAGTTGTAGTAATTGTAGTAGTCATCATTGTTGTTAGTGTGGTGCTTGTTGTTGGTGGAAAAGCTGTTTGGGACTTTGATGAATGGTAGTAGGGATCAGAATGTGGGCGGACTCTTCTCATTGGAGGTTTTCTCCGTCTGTAAGGCATCCTTCTCCAGTTTGACTGATGAGGAGAAAAGTTGTAgttccttctcctctctccagAATGCTTATATTTTGACCGATTCACTGGCTGACTGTCATTGGCATCTATGACAGTTTCTGATTTTTCTGAAAttggttgggtggttggttCTGTGCTTCCTGCAGGTGGTGGAGTTTCTGAGATTACACTATACTTTCCATTGTCCAATTTCATGTTTGTAGAGTATGCCTCTGTCTTAGCTTTTATGTCATTAGTGAAGTCTGTTTCGTCTAaattagtatcaggtgtagctGAAGTATGAGGTAAACTGTCAGTAATAGAAAATGAAAAGGGAGATGTGGATACACTTGTTAGGACAGCTACAGTGTTGAGCTCTGGCAGTGACTGATCTGTTGTTGGGGCAGTACTTGGTTTGGCCTTTCCATTAGCCCAGTGATTTGGATTTAAAGTCTTAACAGTGTAACTGGGATTTGTCTTTGAATTTTTACTTCTTAACCTTTTTGAAAAGCCATTGGGTTTTCTTGTCCTTGTTCTTACCTTCGTAGGGACCTGTGTTGCGAAAGGACCTAATATTTCTTGGTAATCTACTCCAGAACCTTCCTCCACACCAATTGAAAATTTCTCCTGACCTGTCTCAATGCGTACACTGGACCTGTCAGATTCTTTTCCTCCAACTACTTCCACcatgtgtgagagtgtgtcAACTCCATGCAGGTTTGAGGCCACACAGCTGTATTCCCCTGCATCTTCTTGTGTTAATCTCCTTACCACCAAAGTTCCATTTTCCATCACTTCTACTCCTCTCATCTTTTGTGTGGGAAGAACAATTTCTTTTCTGGGTAGGTACCACATTGTTTGACTTGGCTGGACTGAGGAGATTTCACAAGGAAGAGATAAGGAATTTCCCCTTTCAATTACAATTTTTTGCCCATTGAAAGCAGTAGGACTGAGTGAGCGTTCTATTATGGTGAGCCTCAAAGACATCAGGTCCACACCAATGTTCTCTCTGATCATACAGTGATAAAGGCCTGAATCAGAGAGTGTGGCATTTAAGAAGACAAGTTCTCCTTTTTCAGAGACTTTTATGTCATCCCTTCCATCTTCTATAATAGAAAGGTCAGGAAGTATCCATTCCACTTTTACCTGTGGATTTGAAGTGACAACACTGCACTCCAGGTGCACCTTTGAACCTTCGAGAGCTGTCTGAATCCGCTGTGCTGTACTTCTGTGGATTAAAGTCCATGACTGTGAGGCAACATTGTCTTCTTGATGTTCT
The Antennarius striatus isolate MH-2024 chromosome 10, ASM4005453v1, whole genome shotgun sequence genome window above contains:
- the si:ch211-159i8.4 gene encoding matrix-remodeling-associated protein 5, whose amino-acid sequence is MALGHCTMVSWRLAAVWFPLLFSSLLWQKIHAIPSCPGRCSCPGINEVHCTFRRLTSIPKTFPKDTSRLNLGYNSLTEVEGSEFRMLRQLEMLMLHGNDITTVHPGAFYNLRSLQILKFSYNKLTSVNPGLFEGLVGLIRLHLDHNLIDFIEPYSFSGLTSLKLLQLEGNLLKEIHPHTFITLSLLGTFWTSGLKHLHLSDNLLDQLPAAALNTAPRLEILSLHGNPWICDCQLNWLVEWSATHKGVIKCKKERGLSETCPQCSSPQTMNGTLFLGQSPEKLSCERPSLRSPLKQWNNPMGGESETEPDLPYTRDFEKPLGQIIIVLSDSHANSAQVACDVRHPENNPPMTWIENPVSPGELSINVSLVTILECEIDRETLQNLWQLVAYYYESPAILDRGQQKGNESRVTYQYAQVVNENSPYFTDLKGYLVADPSWLLQPRVTLRLNRQLTTSKKLVMEFSTDITKQLTNYREHQEDNVASQSWTLIHRSTAQRIQTALEGSKVHLECSVVTSNPQVKVEWILPDLSIIEDGRDDIKVSEKGELVFLNATLSDSGLYHCMIRENIGVDLMSLRLTIIERSLSPTAFNGQKIVIERGNSLSLPCEISSVQPSQTMWYLPRKEIVLPTQKMRGVEVMENGTLVVRRLTQEDAGEYSCVASNLHGVDTLSHMVEVVGGKESDRSSVRIETGQEKFSIGVEEGSGVDYQEILGPFATQVPTKVRTRTRKPNGFSKRLRSKNSKTNPSYTVKTLNPNHWANGKAKPSTAPTTDQSLPELNTVAVLTSVSTSPFSFSITDSLPHTSATPDTNLDETDFTNDIKAKTEAYSTNMKLDNGKYSVISETPPPAGSTEPTTQPISEKSETVIDANDSQPVNRSKYKHSGERRRNYNFSPHQSNWRRMPYRRRKPPMRRVRPHSDPYYHSSKSQTAFPPTTSTTLTTMMTTTITTTTRYVPTIEENHETLSAEIETAEDPGELKEEYDDQDSRSLDAMEDLIKEPSHTTNNIDSSLSTFLSARGKNLHVGSSLSNYNLSNPSIATIPELDNTPHPRERSDENSDFKRQRADKRLHTSENNRDSKNAESETETVTAMKRHENHKLNTEDSEKEITQKDYKEDNEAKVPEIHHFPIMQPVHPWLHQKKQGGGQTISSKMTHTTRNRNAGSHSEVNPERYFSSPTIPPISRWPTHHHQNHYFPIYPSRSSQKTFPHLRQGPGSPPDPTRHPWPLSQPWTQNQVVTNQPEISAETAVLIPTVSGLTGSSRITLSRPNLSHHQQNHQVDLRMQTRDSLFLTKLRNRYRQAQLDRLAQLGITITTKPRTSYRSPPSLITSKPNLSSLSPYTPRSAAPTTFYSYTSLPSKYSKSSSSSSSSSSSDSNLIPHLPPPTTAKVLRGRQLPAGEQISSQLSTNTTPFPKMWEAESRGLKPRITTLSTASVSVLAESDVFLHCKAMGNPEPHMSWTKVSTGATIPANTKHGPRFEVFRNATFVIRNIQLQDRGQYLCTAQNRFGADRSVITLAVQTEAPRIHVPKSTEIVVYLGKSVTLDCYASGKPPAQISWILPDRTFLREVGTRHTVLSPMSLLENGTLQIHSPNFSSKGDYKCIASNAAGADTVTYHLRVAALPPSISEGVMDTVMIQSGRSLYIHCSVKGEPEPALKWMLPVGMHIKPSQFLGHRLFVFPNGTLYVKAVLPADSGRYECLASNAVGMTKRTVLLEVRPDSTFLSHQPPASLPMSPTHRHVVPSRQHSVSAMYGSAVYLHCPESTGSKRGTIWQLPSKIFVEHRYSPERPIKVFRNGTLRILKLSEVDGGNYLCVFQRPNGEDMELFQVDVLMAAPRIEHVRTAQMRVAFGENFQVDCVATGLPDPDVSWSLPDGTVVNNVFQLDNSGLRSRRYVIFGNGTLLLQQMSKKDEGDYTCRAKNKLGFVERKVRVNVEPNAPKIRLKSQSLVTVKLGESVTLSCEATGEPPPKIMWISPRNEVITTSTAKFQTMHDGLLVVKNVRLADEGKYACVAQNVAGDDVKNVRVDVELQQPSINGMHGKSSTKVLAVSYQTVLLDCRVEGKPEPRIRWVTPYGHSLQIAYLGGRFQVHQNGSLELRGLRKTDKGRYVCLAKNDLGEATLLVELDVASLAEKPSFAAPNIEILPIKEEGGLLSLECPARGKPYPDFTWILPNRTILTPGVRLHRFTHHVGNGTLQISQPVASDTGVYRCLAKNVAGQAEKQYALEAGRKPAIRGSSGRVKITFGLNLNLPCIVDGWPKATITWTLPNGLVLDKPQNIGRISFLNNGTLQLRQVAPFDKGTYVCKASNSFGSSTLSYPVAVMVFPPRITNTLTSITRVNRGTQVKLSCVATGIPKPDISWTLPGRTTLVSHNRFTMQGGIYMTEEGSLVIQNPVLMNSGIYKCNAKNPLGTDFKATYLQVV